TGTTCCTCACAGCCTTTGACATTGAACTTGAGCCTCGTGACGACTGGATTCGGAATGATGCCAAGTACTTCATGTTTGGTGTGATGCATCCAAAGGGGCCAATCCCGGCAAgggtgaggagaaggacaCCCAATGTTTGATTCCGTCCCGGTTCTGAGGTAGTTCATGTCTGCTGTACCTGGTCCATATGCAGTGTCatactttctttttttgtgGCTTGGTTCACCGTAGGCTCCTATAAGCGTTTGTAAGCACTACTGTAATTGCTAAAATAGCGATTATAGCCCAATCTCTTGCCCTGTAGCGTAATAGCTAGGTGCGATCATCACACTTAACCTCTGAATATAAACCCTATAAATTCATAACTAAATATTTAGAAATCAGTGAGTTTATCATAATAATAGTCCCTCCCCAGTATATCAGCAACTGATTAGACGACTCTAACAAGTATCCTAAACCTAAATAGATATGGAAAATACCGTAAAGAGGGCCTGTACCGGTATGTTACACTTGGCTGAAGACAGCCATTTCGTCCGCTTCAACGCTTCTGCGTGTCTTCTTTTTCGTTAGGCAATGGGTCCTAAATCTAATTCCCGGGAGCTGTATAATGGACATAATTCCCATTGTCTGTGCCCGCTGTGGCGAGGAGAGACCGGCGGGCGACTTCGTCAGCAAAAGGAAATCTGCTGGGAACACGAAGAACTGCCTTGATTGTCGTAATAAGAACAATTCTCATGTCAGTTCTGTCTCCCCACTCTGTAAAATCAATACTAACTAAATGAAGTATTCCAGATCCAGAGGCGCGACCTTGACGCTGAGAAACCCAGCCTCAGCTGAGAGATGTCGGAGACGATAGGTTCTTACACGGAATCCCTACAAGACAGACGACGGTTCTGCATAATTCTAGGTGATTCTGCTCGCGACAATAAGAAATGTCACAAAAATTGCTCCAGCGCGTAAATAATGCAATGGTTGTAGATAATTGCTTGGCCCCGTGGACTCCCAGCCTTCGGCTGGTTGTACCCCTTGCACCACCGCTCTAAAGTTAGTTTGCGTGATTTCGGGATCCCGTCACGTCGCGATTGAATGCCCTTCTGCCGGCGTCCATGGGATCATACGGCCCACTTTATAGATCTCTGCAGCGCGTCGGAGCTTTAATTTTGGGCCATTTTGAAAGGCCTGAggggcaagaaggattctacCCGCAATATTAGGGTCCGACATATTTCGTGGTTGAGAATCAATTGATTAAATAGAGATGATGTAAGTTGAGGGACTTTTGTCACGCATGCTTGTTTGCCACGCAagcttatcatgtacgttacCGCATATCCTAAGTTTATACTAAACAACAAAAATAGACCGCTGCTGGGCTGCAGAGACAGTATGATAAATGTAGGACTACAGCATATGAAGAAAGCAAGAGGTATTAAAACACCAAAACTGAATTTAAAGGTAAAACTAGATAAATGCTGCTGGCTCTGTTCCCGCGTTTTGGTCCGGAAGGATACATGGCAGATACGTAGACCAAGAACCGAGTGTGCTAGGGCCGATCCTATCACTCGCTCTCGAAGCCTACCAGCTCGTTCGATGCCTTCCAAAGCTTGCTTGCAGACTCCTCGTCGTAAATCCACGGGGCATAACCAACCTCGTTATTCAACCAGTCTCCCGTAGTATCCGCCGGTCCCTCGTCGACGAGGTTGCTGAGGTACTTGCCGCCTCGACCTTCCCATTCCCTACTCAGCCCAGCATAAACAGCCGCGGCCGCTCCCTGGGGTTCGCTCTTTATGGTCTTGTGCCTTGTTTCATCCTTCAACATCCCCTCTACTATCTCCTGGCTGAGATACTGAGAGAGATTGGTGGCGATAATGCCCGGGTGCACAGCGAGGGCGTGCAGTCCCTTGGACCCGTACCGTCTTTCGATCTCGTTTGCGAGGTAGATAGTGGCCGTCTTGGATTGGCCATATGACGCCCAGGGGTCGTAAGGGTCCTTTTCGAAGTTGAAGTCATGGAAGCGGACCTTACCGTAACGATGGCCGGCGGAGGCCACAACAACTACCCGCGATTGGAACTCAGGCGTGGAGGCTGCGAGCAGATCGGGCTTTAACAgttggaagaggaggaagtggCCCAAGTGGTTCGTGCCAAACTGTGTCTCGAAGCCATCCTCGGTCCTCCCTTCGGGCGTGGCCATAACGCCCGCGTTGAGGATGAGCAGATTAAGCTTGTCGCTCTTCTCGTGGAAGGCCTTGGCAGCTGCTCGCACCGAGGCAAGGGAATCCAGCCGCAGCTCTATGCCGTGAACGGGCGCATCAGATTTGGGGCCGGGTCCGTTCTTGACTTTGTCGACGGCCTGCTGGGCCTTGACGGGGTCTCTGGCACTGACGTAGAGAGTGGCACCGGCGGCGTGGAGAGCTCGCGCTGTTTCGACACCGATACCAGAGTTTGCGCCCGTCACAAGGGCGACCTTGCCGGTGAGCTTGCCGATGAGGCCTTCGTCCTCAATGACCTGAAGAGCCGTGGGCCGCGCATCTCCAGGACCCTGAGGGTTAGCGTGGGAGGCGGTGTATCTAGACATTGCGATGGATTTCTTATGGAGTCTGGCTTGTGCAGTAAGAGGATgggatggtgttgttgtgtGACTGTCAGTTTGAGAGAGAGGAAGCAAGTCGTTTTATACCAGCAGTGTGTGTGAGCTACCACAGAGCGGTTCCACTAAATGCCGGGTTTATAAGCTCAAGCTCACACATGCCTGGAACCGGAAGCCTCGAAGCTCATGAAGTGTCTGTGTCATGTTTATGTCCCGTAAATTAGGGGGTAGATAACTCAAATCCCACTGCAATGACGTgttctcatcaacagccactGGTGTGGGGCGCATGGGGCGGTGACGCTCTGCTCTTGACGCAATCCTGAGAAAATGCACGACACGATGGAGCTGTCGGTGTTAGATAAGTGGGTATGGAAATCTTGGAACACGTCGTTCTGAGGCACTACTAGATTGAACAGAGAAGCTGAGGTCTGCACTCCGCAGACACGATTGTGTTCAGGCTCCTATGGTTGAGAACTTGAGACAGCTGGCCGGACCTCTGCCCTCAATTTATCACAGTTGGCGCTCTGCCATAGCTCAGTCAAAGTTGAACAAATTAACGACGAAACACAGTGATTAAGTCGTACTAAAAAGACACCATCTAATTGCCGAATTTACATTACTGCGAGATACCTTCCAGTATAAGAGGGTTCGAAACCGGCCGCCTGCTCAATATTTACAAGGTGAAAAACAACATGGACCTTTGGCTCTTGCATGCTTCTATGCCTGGATCAGACTAACTAGTTTTGCCTTAGTTTGCACCGAATATCTTATCCTCATCAAGTAAACAATCCAAAAACTCTACTTGCGACTAGCATTTTGCACTAAGCCATGGCACTGCTTTATAAGCCCAGTTGATTGTTTCCCTAAAACGGTAAgaagctattaataaagcgACGGTGCCCAAGATCTACGTAGTAGCTGCGTCGTGGGCTGCGACAGACCTGTCACATGCAAAGATATGTTTGATCTGCCATTAGATTCTCCACCACTACAATACCTTGAAAGGTAAGTTGTGAAGTACCCACAATGGAATGTCGAGGAGATACTCCAGCAGAAGTTCGAATCCTCCATCATAACCTTGTAGACAGTCGTTGGATCCAGGACATGTACTACAGGAAGCCTTTGCACCATAATTAAGAGAAGGGCTTTGCATAGCCAGCACTAGAGAGTAAGACTTAAAAAGTTCCGAGTACGAATAGTGAAAGCTAAAGAGCCTTGCTGGAGAACAGCTCTAATGTAAGGTACCTACTAAATTCGCAGGGAGGGGATCCGAAAGCGGTCGGGTGGTGGCATAGCGTTTACGCTAAGGCCACAAAAGGGAAACAATCTGAATCTTGGCACGCCGGTGTTGAAGTGCCTTATCTCTTATCTCCGGGGCTAACTAAATATCCCAGCAAGGATCTTCTGAATTTCTCCGCAACTTACCTCCTTCAATTGTTTCCCTAATTCGGACGACAACCAGCCGAACATACCGCCACCCATCCCATCACCATTTTTATGCCGATATTTGGCACCATATACATTCTCCATACGGACAGAAGCACGCTTGCAGCCACACCTGGGCAGATACCCGTGGTTTAGCTTCCATCTGAGTGATACTGGCACCTTGGCAAACTTACTTCTTGTCGGCAAACGGCCTTGCAACGGTGTGCCCGGGTAGATTCTGTCCCCGTCCAAAGGTATCGGTACATTCCAACGGAACGATGCTCAAGGGGCCACGAGCGGCTAAGGGGTTTGTCTTTATCACCGCCGACGCCCATGGTCAAGCGGCTGCTGGAGATCGTAAGCTCATACGGAGTCACGTCATGCGGGGGAAGAATACCCGTACACGAGCTCTTCCTGGTCGAGTGAAGGGCCGTTCTCCGGCTACCGCTATGGGAATACAACGGCCGCAGCATGCTGCAGGAGACAGTGATTCTTCTGAAGAGCCCCACGGAGCTCGGGCACGAAGTGAGCTGCTCGACTCTGACGAGGATGCTCTGGCCCGCATCAGACATGCAGAAATGGTCCCCGGTGCTGCCGACATGTTCACTTTCATCAAGTTCCCTGAAGACATCGATAGTAGTTCGCGCAGCTTGCTATACGCATGTACGTCTCTCCCCTCCGACCATGAGCACGCCCTGCCCCTGACGCCTTCTGTCCTCCAGATTTTTCGTACATGAAAGATGAAATGTACCCGATCGTGAGATACTCTCGCCCTGACACTCCCAAGACATACTGGTTTCACTGGGCCCATCTCGACTTGGCCTACCTGCACTCCATCCTTTACATGACATCTTTTTCTTTGGATAGTCTGAGGGGGCAGAAGAGTAAGAGGACGGAGTTTCACGCCTACAGGATGATTCACGAGCTTAACAAGCAACTATCTGATCCGAACACTGCACTGACCGACTCGACAACCATTGTCGTcatggccttggccttgatcgCCGAGTCCTTTGGAGACGTAGAGTCCGCCCACATGCACGTGATGGGTCTCAAGAAAATCGTCGACCTCCGTGGTGGCATAGAATCGTTTGCAAGtcaccctcttcttcaatccAAACTTCACCGGTGGGTTGCTAGTTCTCTCTTATATTCAGCTTCTCAGGCTCCGGCCAATCGCTGACCTGCCAACGCCGGAAGAACTGGTCTAGTGCACAGCATCTGCACCGGCGCGAATCTAGCCTTTCACCAAGATGCTGCGTCGTTCGACTCAGCTTTCGACAGTTCATCTGAACTTGCCCAGCTCAAGCCACCGGACGCGTCCTGCTTCTCCCGCTCGCGCTCTGCGGTACGGACTTTAAAAAGGAGGCTCTATGCCATCTTGAAGGATGTCCAGGACCTCTCACAGCTTCTCAACGATAGCCACGATTCTGGTCACAAGATACGGGAGATGTCTCTCGAGGATCTCATAACATACATTCAATCCCGGCTGCTCATGCTCGAATTTGAGGACAACGACATTTTCCCCGAGCTTCTCCGGTTATCACTCCTCGCTTTCTTGACAACTATCTTCTGGGGTTTTCCTGGTGTCAAATTCGAGTGCCCGCGTCTGGCCAACCAACTCCGACAAGCTTGCATGGTCTTTACGCCCAGCACCCCTGGAGAGAGCTATCTCTTCGCCTGGGCCTTGATGGTGGGGGCAACGTCTGTGTTCCGAGGCCCTGATCAGACATGGCTTCTGCAAAGACTGCGCCCTCTGATCCGGGACAGTCTAGGGAGGACGTGGTTCGAAGTAAAAAATAATTTGAGGCAAGTCATGTGGATCGATAGCATTCATGACGTCCCCGGGATAGAGGCCTTCAACCAATGTCTTGGGGAAACAGGGGACAGAAGTATTGTTCCGATATAGNNNNNNNNNNNNNNNNNNNNNNNNNNNNNNNNNNNNNNNNNNNNNNNNNNNNNNNNNNNNNNNNNNNNNNNNNNNNNNNNNNNNNNNNNNNNNNNNNNNNATCATGGGTACTGTGCATTGACGCCCTTGTCGAGGTACAGATTTCCTTGCATGACCGAAGCCAAAGGTCCAGTCGTTGATTCTGTGACGGAGACGAGAAGTAGACTAGGCACCGATTTGCCACCGCAAAAGCGATCATGTACGGTAGAAATAAGGTTTATGCTGCATGAAACTATGATACGGCCGAAAAGCTAGGTTTTAGCTTTCCACTCTGGTGCCGAACAACGTCTTGTGTTTTGTCATCGTAATTATTCGACTGTGTCAGCTCGTCTACCATGTGGTCAATGTATATGCTAACAGCGGAGGAGATTGACTCATGGTTTAGTTCGAGACAGATTCGGAGCTTCTGCGTAGATGCTCTTAGGGCCTTCTCGATACTTGGCCAGTTACGACTGGACACGATCAGTTTAGCTGAATATGAAAGGATATCTGGACAAGCAATTCAAGAAGCTGGTCGCGATTTGTCTCGCACTCGTCAAGCGCGTCGATGATTAAGAAGGTATTCGGCCGGCTTGAGTCCTGCGAGATGCAAGCTTCGAAATCGATCGATTAGATCGACTGTCAGCTCTAGTCGATCGATTTATATCGAGCAGGGCCTTCAATTGATCGATATCGACCGATTCGGTTCAATTTTTGATCGATCGACGACCGATATCGATCGATCACTCGTAGTTCTCACTAGGTATCCTTATCCATCCTCATCCTACTCGCTAGCTGAACAACCTGCCTCCAATTGTCCCCttcaaggagaccaaggGGCAGAGCTGGTTGGTAGATCCCAGCCTTACTCCACGAACGAAGACACTGGGCCATGGCCACAATATGTCGTCGCAGGCGGCACCTAAGCGGTGTCACCATCTTCCCGCAACTGCTGAAATCTCTCTGTTTCAGCAGAGGATGACGCAATGGTGAGAAAGTCGACAGCCATGAAAGATAACCGAGGAAACCGCACCGCTCCGACATCCCTCCACCGAGCAATCGGATCAACTTTGTACGCGATGTTGTCCACTGGCGGCTCAGACAAGTACTGGTCAAGCTCGTCTTGTACTGGCAACGTGGCTGACTGCCTTCGCCGTTTGCTTTGTCGTTCTTGAGAGCCAGGCCGGACCAGTGATCGACTAAACGCTAGTCGGCGCTCAATATAGTCCAGGGCACTATTGCTCTCAGTAGTCGAAACAGTACTGCAAGCTACCTCATGAGCCATGTTCTTGTACTTCTCTTCCCAAACTCTCGTTAGGTTTTCCTCACAAGTCTTCCTCCATTCCGACGTCTGACGAGACGGTAGCTGGTTCCAAAGCTGCTTTAGTGTTCGCCATTTCTTACACGGGTGAAATACAACTGCCGCTACGTAGGCGGTTGAGGTCAGCTTGCCATAGTAGCTGTTCAGCTTCTTCTATCCGAGTTTAATGTAAATTTTCAAAAGTCTCCGGGTCTTCGCATCCATGTCATCGAATAAGTGAACCTCTTCCATAACATGATCATCATTCTCTTCAATTAATACCCCTTGGACAGCCAGCTCAAGGTGGTCAAGAGCATCTCCACCACCTGGAAGTACTCATCGAACCCTCCCGATGTTGAACGTTTACCAGCAATGCCCTCGCCCTGGAGCTGCTTTGAGGCGACCTTGAACGGCTGGAGGATCTTCTGAACTGCCGCAATAACCTTCCATTCCTCAAGGGAGACAGTTTCTTTCAATATCGCCGGTCTGTCTTGTTCTTTACCGCCTTGGCTGATCCATCGTTCCTCGATAATGGAGAGCATCCTGTTTAAGGCCGAGCGCTTGAGCAGGGCGCGCGAGGCCATCGCCTCATCGGATTGCCAACGTGTACAGACGTTTTGAATCCACGCAACTACAGGTTCGGTTGGCGCGGTTTGTCGTTGAGCTTCATAAAAGTCCTCTAGAAGTTGGCTGCTCGTTCGAAGGGCGATGCCAATGTTGTGTAGCTTGCCAAATGGCCCATACTTACGGTATGTGTCCATCTCCTCAGCGTTGATAATCTCAGGGATCTGGCACTGCTCCCGATTATGTTCCGGGGCTGTCTCAAGCTCcaagtcttcttccatgCTTGGCGTGCCAAAgtcgtcgtcgtccttcCCAAGTTCATTGATGGCGTCGGATAACTGGCGTTGCTCGTCCTCTTCCGTCATGAAGTCCTTGTCACCCCAGTGAGCCAGCAGTTCGTCGAAGTTGTCGCTTTTACTTCCATACATCATAGCCCTGACTGCCAAGTTCAGAAAATGAGGGGCACAACGAATGTGACGCTCATCTTTGTCGAAGTCGAACTCAGCGGCGAGTGCTTCCATAGCTGTATCATTATTCGCAGCGTTATCAAGCGTATAGTACCCGATTCTGAAGTCGAATAACAGTTAGAATACTTGGCTCGGCTTGCAAACCGATGGAGTTGTTGGTCATGGTTTCGTACCTATCTTGAAGGTCGAAGGCACAAATCGTGTCTGCAACTTCATCCGCAAGCACTGCACCAGTATGGCGATTCCTTAGAGCTGGTAACACCAAAAGAATTCTCCATTGTTTCCAATCTCGGTCAATAAAATGAGCATTGATGCCAAGAAATGATGCGTTTTGTCGGGAAGTCCAACCGTCGAAGGTAAAATGAACCATACTTCTCGCTTTTCGAAGAAGCACGCGAACTTCCTGGCTAGCTCGATTGTACTCACGTGTTAGAAGGTTCACGAGAGTCCTGTCGCTTGGTATCTGCTCTTCCCGGAGAGAAGGGTTGTTGTAGAGCAAGAGTCGCCTGAAGCGCTCTGAGTTTACTAGATTGAAGGGGAGGTTATGGTACGTAAGCCAGTCGAGCAGGAGCAGCTGGTTCACGGCCGGGTCGAATAATGAGCGCAAATTGCTGACAAGGGTTTGATCTCGAGGATTCGTGGGATCGGCGTGAGCATGTCGAGTAGATTCCGTTGTGTACCTCCATTCCTAGAACCTGGACCTGTCATTTTTCCACAAGGCGGCCGACAAGTCAGTGCTTATCGTTGAGCAACATGGGATAGGGCGTGGGGAGATGGCACCAACCACGACCTTGTGTTCCCTACTCAGATGCCGGACGATACCTCCTGCCGTAGAAGCAACGAAGACATAATTTGTAGTCTTCAGCCTATTACGAAGAAAACACCTCTCGCATATCCATACAATCTTGTGAGGTTGCGATCGATTGTCCTTCATTCTAAACCCGAATTGCCACCACCAAGTCCGCTCCCGAGAAGGGTCATGGCATATCGTAAAGCCGGGGAAATGCTCGAATTTATCAATCGTCCAAGCCTCGTAGTCCGGAAACTTGCTGGGTGCATACTTAGCTGAAGCCGAGCTGGTTGACAGCTCAGAAGAAGGCGGTGGGATTGAGGTGGTGGCATCTTCTACCTCTTCGTCGAAAGAGTCCATGATATATCGGTACGGTAATGACTAAAGACCCACAAAGAGTACTCGAGGTTGGACCGTAGGCTACCACGTTGGCAAGTGTCAAATCAATGAGGTTTACTTGAATTGAATATGTTTGAGCAGAGAGCATTGGACAAGCATCCAAGGACACGGATCTGTCTCGTGTCGCGCTGTGTGACGCGTAAGGTTAAGGTTAGAACGGCACTGGCGGATGCGCAGTGAGGAATGGCCCCACAAATAATAACACCTACCCTAACACTCCCGACGAATTTGGCGATCGACGATCAAATCGATCAATCACGACTTGTAGTCGATCGATGTCGATCGACTGGAAGGCGGTAGTTGATGGATCGAAATCGAAATCGAATCGATTAATCGAATCGATCAAATCGATTGGTCGATCGATTTCGAAGCTTGGCGAGATGTTGGCGAGAATCTTGGACAGCGCATCCCATTGATCCACGTCCTCGAATAGTTGTTTGCCCGCGTGAGCAAACTTTTTCCGTACGTGCGACATCAGCGGCGGCTCCTGATCAAGGAGGAGATAGAGGAGGCCGCGGAGCACGGACGTCGCATTACTAAGGCGCACGTCGGTCGCCTATAGGACAAGCGGCGCGTATCCGCAGGTAGTTTCTCTAGCTCTTGGATGATCCCGTACAGGCTGGCGAATCTATCTACATCTATCTACCGGCATCTTATATAGATAGATGTAGATGCTTAGTCATAATTTGCAATGTAGATAGATAGATGTAGGCTACATGTAGATGTAGATAGATCCGGTAGATAGACGGTCGGCTAATCCTCGGCCGTGTCGTCGCCCACCTCCTTCAGCAAACCTTCATACCCTTCTAGCAGCCCAGCCCGTAACCACGACCTTACCGTCTGAGTAACGGCAATTGTGCTTGCATCTAAGCGTGACCTCTTGGGCGAAACCATACTACCAGCGGAAGAAAAGGTCCTCTCACACTCAGAAGCCATTGCTGGGACAGAGAGGATGTCAATCGCCATTTTCGCCACTCGCGGATACTCAAATCGCTTCGCAGACCAGTATTCCAGAGGATTGTCGTATGTTGTGTATATGTCTTGCTTTGTAGACAACCACCTCTCCAGTTCGTCTGTGGCTTCGTCATGGCCATGGCGGGTGGATGATATTAATTCGTCTTGGAAGGAATCAAATGGATTGTACTCGCGCGCCCTCACCGCGGCAGGAAGGTTACTGCTCGAGATCTCCCACTGAGCGGGAAGGTCGCGATACTCCTCTTCCCAGAGCTTTTGGATGAGCTGGCGTGCCGCGAAAAGCCATTCCTCCTTCTCACCGTAGGCTTTTGTCAAGAACGACCATTGTATACCGGGGTGGAGAACCGTGGCTGCATAGTATATTGGCgtctcatcaagcttggTGTAGTACTTATTGAGCTTGGCCCAGGCCGAATTGACGCACGAGGAATAGTAACTAGGTTCCGCCCGGTGTGTTGCCTctgtctttgctttctccAGCGTAGAAAGGAGGAATTCGAATGCGACGGCAACCTGCCAAATAATTCCATATTGAGCTTCAACGCCTCCCTTACGAACTCGGAGCTGACAGTCTCCTTCAAGCCGCAAAAGACAGGAATCGAACATTCTAAGAATATCGCTGAACCAACTGAGGGCATCCCAGTCTGCGTCACTCAGTAGATTTGCTTCCTCAAGACATCGAGGAAgttggcttggctgctggGTACGGGTAGATCGGGATCGTTGAAATTTCCTGCTTGATTGAATCGTAATGTCAATCAGCTCCTCCAGATAGCGTCGGAGCTTAATTGCTCGCTCGATCATATAATATTGAGATAGCCAGCGTGTGCTGTTGTCAAGGACGACATCAAGAGTGCCTGGATAGGACTTGTCAGGGTCCTCATCTTGTAATTTCCGCAGAATTGCTGTCGCCTTATTCGACCGATTGACCCAGACGACAAGGTTGTGGAGTTTACCTACTGGACCTCTTTTTGTCCACTCGGAAAAATCGTCCGCATCAAGGTCCTCGAGTGTATTGCTGTCTTTAATGAAGAGGAGCGCTTTGGcgacaagatgaagaatatgTCCGAAACACCGAATCCTTCTGCTGGCCGGATTCTGCCACTGGAGCTTGTGGCCTATTGCTTCGACTGCTCCTTCATTGCTTGCGGCGTTATCGTGAATAATGTACCCAACCTTGTTGTTTGCAATCAACTCGAAGTCATCTAACACCTGTTGAAAAAATTGGGAATCCCCCTTAtcttcaggattcagactattagtctgaaagtcctagatttaaagttcaaagtcctagatgaaactatctagagatataaacccgagaagagctctcatctcaataatGAACAACAAAGTTTcataaaatataattttcacccagcactactgcgcaatataaacaacaacaCCTCCATAACAGCGGCTGAGATATTTTCTCCCGTGTGCGCTATGGTGACGTTTGGGAGGCCAAGGACGATCTTCCGTGGCTGGAATGTATCTTCATCGAGAAAGAAGGCATTTATGGAGAAGAACGAGTGTCTGTTCCGGGACGCCCAGCCATCAAATGCAATGTGAACCTGGCTTGGGCTTCGTGATAGCGTGTGGATGACGCGCGATTTGTACGTGTTGAACTCGTCGATGATCCTAGCCCGAACCGTTTCATGGGTCAGATTGGCGGAAGTCTCGTGAACCAAGGGGTTCAGGTACTGAAAGACCTTTTGGAGGCCTTTATGCTCCGGTACGCGAAATGACAGATTTGCATCGGTGATCCACTGGACAACATGGCGCTGGAACGTGGTCTTGTCAAATCGAGTAACCAACTCGTCGTGAAAGTCGTCCCTCTTCCGTTTCTTGGCTGCCAAATCATGAAGGGTCAGTTGATTCGGAGGCCGCTCCTGCATATATCGTGTTGCTTTTGATGGATCTGGATGAAAAATATTGTGGGCCTTGCTGAGATGGCCTTCAATGTTCCGAGTGTTGGACGAGACATAAGCCTTTGGCCGGGGAACGCCATGCTGGACACAGTGGCAACAGAGCCATGTATGGGGGCCAGACTCATTGCCTTTGGACCTAGCTTGAACGTCATAGCCGTGAGCCCAAAGACAGCCGGTAGCTTGACCAGTTCGAGCTGAGAGGACCCAATGGCTGCGGACAGCTTGCGATACTGCATCCCAGTCTTTGATGATTGAATGGCTGCCGCGAGACGAGGAATTGTGCATAGGCAAGGTTGGGTCTTCGGGACAGGATATTTCCGATATGGTAGTATCGGTTGCGTAACTGAATAAATCGCTTTAAGGTGCCATTTGGGCAATGGTTTTGGGTGGCATCAAGGGCAATGAGAATATGTCAAACCAAGACCCAAGCGAAAAAGGGGGATGGCGTGGGGAAATCGGGAAATGAGGGACGGTTAGGGAAGGGATTGTCAGAGGTACCGATACTTCGGTGCAGGGGGATGCCACTAGTACCGAGAAAGTACAACTACCTCACCCAATTTTCACCGCGGTCTTGGCATCTATCTACAGTTCGTCTATCTACCGGGCCTCCAGGTAGATAGATAGAAGACCCACATGTCCTCTGGTAGATAGATAGATGTAGATCTACATCTATCTACATCTACATTTCATCTACATCGGTAGATAGATTCGCCAGACATCATGTCTGACCAATGAAACTGCACAATATGAATGGTACATTATTTCCCACCTCAATTAACCTGTGATAGAAGTTCCAATAATATTTTGAGTTACACATCGCGACATCACACCGCTTACATCCCCACCTTGATTGATGCATCATCAGGTTCCCCGCATGTACCTATCATGTGACAGGGGTGATATGGGGCGGAATACCTTCTGGAGCCTTAACACAATCGAGGGGATAGTTCATGATAAGAGATTCCGTCGGCGAGGCACGTTCCGTCCATCTTGTTTTTAGCCTCGGCCTGGTTGATAAGAGTTCGAGTAAGCTAAGGAGAATTAACTAAACGTGGAAATCTTTCGAGATCTGGTGACCAGACTTCCCCGCGTTGTGCAGGGTGCATTATCTCCTCCTTATGTTCAGATACGTATGGAGTAGTTGATATGTATTCTGGTTCATGTGGGGCAAAGGTGCTATATGCAGCACTAAAACGTGGAGTGTTACATTGACCTTCGGTTTCTGGTTCTCGAAGAATTACCTATTGAGGAAATCAAGATTCCAGAGATTAAAGATACCGGTTATACCCATGATCGAAGATCTTCCTATCTCCTTACCCCGTAACGCTTGTGGGGACCCGTGACGTGT
The Fusarium oxysporum f. sp. lycopersici 4287 chromosome 15, whole genome shotgun sequence DNA segment above includes these coding regions:
- a CDS encoding oxidoreductase, with the protein product MSRYTASHANPQGPGDARPTALQVIEDEGLIGKLTGKVALVTGANSGIGVETARALHAAGATLYVSARDPVKAQQAVDKVKNGPGPKSDAPVHGIELRLDSLASVRAAAKAFHEKSDKLNLLILNAGVMATPEGRTEDGFETQFGTNHLGHFLLFQLLKPDLLAASTPEFQSRVVVVASAGHRYGKVRFHDFNFEKDPYDPWASYGQSKTATIYLANEIERRYGSKGLHALAVHPGIIATNLSQYLSQEIVEGMLKDETRHKTIKSEPQGAAAAVYAGLSREWEGRGGKYLSNLVDEGPADTTGDWLNNEVGYAPWIYDEESASKLWKASNELVGFESE
- a CDS encoding hypothetical protein (At least one base has a quality score < 10), translating into MDSFDEEVEDATTSIPPPSSELSTSSASAKYAPSKFPDYEAWTIDKFEHFPGFTICHDPSRERTWWWQFGFRMKDNRSQPHKIVWICERCFLRNRLKTTNYVFVASTAGGIVRHLSREHKVVEWRYTTESTRHAHADPTNPRDQTLVSNLRSLFDPAVNQLLLLDWLTYHNLPFNLVNSERFRRLLLYNNPSLREEQIPSDRTLVNLLTREYNRASQEVRVLLRKARSMVHFTFDGWTSRQNASFLGINAHFIDRDWKQWRILLVLPALRNRHTGAVLADEVADTICAFDLQDRIGYYTLDNAANNDTAMEALAAEFDFDKDERHIRCAPHFLNLAVRAMMYGSKSDNFDELLAHWGDKDFMTEEDEQRQLSDAINELGKDDDDFGTPSMEEDLELETAPEHNREQCQIPEIINAEEMDTYRKYGPFGKLHNIGIALRTSSQLLEDFYEAQRQTAPTEPVVAWIQNVCTRWQSDEAMASRALLKRSALNRMLSIIEERWISQGGKEQDRPAILKETVSLEEWKVIAAVQKILQPFKVASKQLQGEGIAGKRSTSGGFDEYFQVVEMLLTTLSWLSKGY